The Cylindrospermopsis curvispora GIHE-G1 genome contains a region encoding:
- the aroQ gene encoding type II 3-dehydroquinate dehydratase, which yields MTGIHGSNFYASVLVLHGPNLNLLGQREPGVYGSQSLEEINSLLAAEAVRLGVKVTPFQSNHEGVLIDNIHAATKQHQGIVINAGAYTHTSVAIRDAIAGVNLPAVEVHLSNIYRREDFRHNSYIAPVVIGQISGFGVQSYILGLQALVHYLRKNET from the coding sequence ATGACCGGAATACATGGCTCTAACTTTTATGCCAGTGTTTTAGTGCTGCATGGACCCAATCTTAATCTCCTAGGACAGCGAGAACCGGGTGTTTACGGTTCTCAGAGCCTAGAAGAGATAAACTCCCTCCTCGCAGCAGAAGCTGTAAGATTGGGTGTGAAGGTTACTCCCTTCCAGTCTAATCACGAAGGAGTGCTAATAGATAATATCCATGCTGCCACAAAACAGCACCAAGGCATAGTAATTAATGCGGGTGCCTACACCCATACTAGTGTGGCTATTAGAGATGCGATCGCAGGTGTTAACTTACCTGCAGTGGAGGTTCATTTAAGCAATATTTATAGACGAGAGGATTTTCGTCATAATTCCTACATAGCTCCAGTGGTGATTGGTCAAATTAGTGGGTTTGGCGTTCAGAGTTATATACTAGGTTTACAAGCACTGGTGCATTACCTCAGAAAGAATGAGACTTAA
- a CDS encoding ADP-ribosylglycohydrolase family protein — MRYSLRNRVRGIFYGMLLGETLTTQESVSLGEIAVLGSQSLIKWGRLEIEEWWENYRNTTSTAGIMVIAALPLAIFYHEDPDKFKENLQQFLKLGNADPEERDNALAWGYVLIKCLTERLHTVTLIPETIDFLGKTTSSLPESLLKLNNLLKQQAGMARMGAEFNLKENISHNMALSLYCFLSSVEDFKLSLLRSNKQAQIFNCYCSVLTGVMSGAYNSVEGIPVNWKILLSLKLGMGNLSQIEELTDNLVRLWSGAYNVNIKLAPHSIFAAPHLIRPR, encoded by the coding sequence ATGCGTTATTCTCTAAGGAATCGAGTTAGGGGTATTTTTTATGGCATGCTGCTAGGTGAAACTTTAACTACTCAGGAATCGGTGAGTTTGGGGGAAATTGCGGTTTTAGGTAGTCAGAGTTTGATTAAGTGGGGTAGATTAGAGATAGAGGAATGGTGGGAGAATTACCGAAACACCACAAGCACAGCAGGAATAATGGTCATAGCTGCTCTACCGCTGGCAATTTTTTACCATGAAGATCCAGACAAATTCAAGGAAAATTTACAGCAATTCCTCAAACTTGGCAATGCAGACCCAGAAGAAAGAGATAACGCTTTAGCTTGGGGATATGTCCTAATCAAATGTCTCACAGAAAGACTACATACTGTTACCCTGATTCCCGAAACAATTGATTTTTTAGGAAAGACAACCTCCTCTCTTCCGGAAAGCTTATTAAAATTAAATAACTTGTTAAAGCAGCAAGCAGGGATGGCCCGAATGGGCGCGGAGTTTAACTTAAAGGAAAATATCAGCCATAATATGGCCCTTTCCCTTTATTGCTTTTTGAGTAGTGTGGAAGATTTCAAATTAAGCCTTTTGCGGAGTAATAAACAAGCTCAAATTTTCAACTGCTATTGTAGTGTGCTCACAGGGGTAATGTCGGGAGCATACAACAGTGTGGAGGGAATTCCAGTGAACTGGAAAATTTTATTGTCACTAAAACTGGGAATGGGCAATCTTTCTCAAATAGAAGAACTAACAGACAACTTGGTAAGATTGTGGTCAGGTGCATATAACGTCAATATAAAACTTGCTCCTCATTCCATATTTGCCGCACCACATCTAATTCGACCAAGGTAA
- the proB gene encoding glutamate 5-kinase, with product MTETIVVKIGTSSLTQAETGKLALSTIATLTETLCRLRQQGHKVILVSSGAVGVGCARLGLTERPKVMALKQAVAAVGQGRLMGIYDDLFTTLEQPIAQVLLTRADLVERSRYLNAYNTFQELLRLGVIPIVNENDTVAVEELKFGDNDTLSALVASLVEANWLFLLTDVDRLYSADPRKVSNAQPISLISNTRELEDLKIQAGAQGSPWGTGGMMTKISAARIAMVGGVRTVITQGRFPHDIEKIIGGEQIGTHFAPQPEPTSARKRWIAYGLVPVGKLYLDEGAVIAISRGGKSLLPAGIKMVEGEFDTQDAVQLCDLQGNEIARGLVNYNSQELEKIRGSHSRDIEDILGYGGIETVVHRDNLVLI from the coding sequence ATGACGGAGACAATAGTAGTTAAAATAGGCACTTCTAGCCTCACTCAAGCGGAAACTGGCAAATTAGCCCTTTCCACCATTGCTACCCTCACAGAAACCCTCTGTCGTTTAAGACAGCAAGGACACAAGGTGATTTTAGTTTCTTCTGGTGCTGTGGGTGTGGGTTGTGCCCGACTGGGACTAACAGAAAGACCTAAAGTCATGGCCCTAAAACAAGCTGTAGCTGCTGTAGGACAGGGTCGCCTCATGGGTATTTATGATGACCTATTTACCACTCTGGAACAACCTATAGCCCAAGTATTATTAACCAGGGCAGATTTAGTAGAGCGTAGCCGATATTTAAATGCCTATAATACATTTCAGGAGTTATTAAGACTAGGAGTAATTCCCATAGTCAATGAAAATGATACAGTAGCAGTAGAGGAATTAAAATTTGGCGATAACGACACTCTTTCAGCTTTAGTTGCCAGTTTAGTAGAAGCAAACTGGCTATTTTTGCTGACAGATGTTGACCGGTTATATTCAGCTGATCCAAGAAAGGTAAGCAATGCTCAACCGATTAGCCTAATTAGTAACACCAGAGAACTGGAGGATCTGAAGATTCAAGCAGGGGCACAGGGTTCACCATGGGGGACAGGGGGGATGATGACAAAAATATCTGCTGCTCGGATTGCTATGGTGGGGGGGGTGCGCACGGTAATTACCCAAGGACGTTTTCCCCATGACATAGAAAAAATCATTGGGGGAGAGCAAATAGGAACTCACTTTGCACCCCAACCAGAACCCACTTCCGCTAGAAAAAGGTGGATAGCTTATGGTTTAGTTCCAGTAGGAAAGTTATATTTGGATGAGGGAGCAGTTATAGCTATTTCTCGCGGTGGAAAATCTTTATTACCAGCAGGAATTAAAATGGTAGAGGGGGAATTTGACACTCAAGACGCGGTGCAATTATGTGATCTTCAAGGTAATGAGATTGCCAGGGGATTAGTTAACTATAACAGTCAAGAGTTGGAAAAAATTCGCGGTTCTCATTCCCGGGATATTGAAGATATTTTAGGTTATGGGGGTATAGAAACTGTTGTTCATAGGGATAACCTGGTTTTGATTTGA
- the topA gene encoding type I DNA topoisomerase, with the protein MSTLVIVESPTKARTIRNYLPKDYQVEASMGHVRDLPQSASEIPATVKGEKWARFGVNIEADFEPVYVVLKDKKKIVSQLKEALKTANELILATDEDREGESISWHLYQLLKPKVPTKRMVFHEITQEAIKKALANCRTIDDQLVRAQETRRILDRLVGYTLSPLLWKKISWGLSAGRVQSVAVRLLVNKERQRRAFREGTYWDLKASLLQAKSPFTSVLITLEGTKVATGSDFDPATGQIAAGRNVVLLNEEQALALQERLEGKTWTVTDIEERPVIRKPAPPFTTSTLQQESNRKLRLSARDTMRIAQNLYEQGYITYMRTDSVHLSEQAIAAARACVTQKYGKEYLSPQPRQYTTKSKGAQEAHEAIRPAGSTFRTPQETGLSGREFAVYDLIWKRTIASQMADSRQTQIAVHLKVEEAGFRSSGKRIDFPGYLRAYVEGSDDPEAALEDQEVILPPLKVGDHPQCTELEAVGHETQPPARYTEATLVKTLESEGIGRPSTYASIIGTIVDKGYAQLVSNALIPTFTAFAVTSLLEQHFPEIVDPSFTSKMEQTLDEIATGEAEWLPYLRKFYLGEKGLQALVQEQEDQIDPSKAKTVELENLNAKVRIGKFGPFIEVENEGGIVTASIPKDITPADLDPEQVDMLLRQKTVGPDQLGTHPDTGEPIYLKIGAYGPYIQLGDKTDDNPKPKQASLPKGVTQENLTLDMAVGLLSLPRYLGEHPETGAKIQASLGKFGPYIVHDQGKDGKDYRSLKVGDDVLTISMERALELLAEPKKARSSRNSKSKTALRELGLHPEDDAPINIYNGEYGYYINHGKTNVGLPEGQTVESVTLSQALELLKAKTSSKSRSKTTAKTKSTTTKSTSRSQKKG; encoded by the coding sequence ATGTCAACCCTTGTCATTGTTGAATCTCCAACCAAAGCCCGTACCATTCGCAACTACCTGCCAAAAGACTACCAGGTAGAAGCTTCTATGGGTCATGTCCGTGACTTACCCCAGTCTGCTAGTGAAATCCCTGCTACTGTTAAGGGGGAAAAATGGGCTCGGTTTGGGGTAAATATAGAAGCAGATTTTGAACCAGTATATGTTGTTCTTAAAGATAAGAAGAAAATTGTCAGTCAACTAAAAGAAGCTTTAAAAACTGCCAATGAGTTGATTTTAGCAACTGACGAAGACAGGGAAGGTGAAAGTATAAGCTGGCATTTATATCAGTTACTTAAACCTAAAGTGCCTACCAAGCGCATGGTGTTCCACGAAATTACCCAGGAAGCAATCAAAAAGGCTTTAGCGAACTGCAGAACTATTGATGATCAATTAGTCCGCGCTCAGGAAACCCGACGTATCTTAGACCGTCTGGTGGGATATACTCTCTCTCCTCTGCTGTGGAAGAAAATTTCCTGGGGACTTTCTGCGGGTAGAGTTCAATCTGTAGCAGTGCGCCTACTAGTAAATAAGGAACGTCAACGTCGAGCTTTTCGTGAAGGTACCTATTGGGATTTAAAAGCTAGTCTGTTACAAGCAAAAAGCCCTTTTACCTCGGTGTTAATCACCTTAGAAGGAACAAAAGTAGCCACGGGTAGTGATTTTGATCCTGCTACAGGACAAATCGCTGCAGGACGTAATGTGGTCTTACTAAATGAGGAGCAGGCTTTAGCACTCCAGGAACGTTTGGAAGGCAAAACTTGGACTGTGACGGATATAGAAGAACGTCCCGTGATCCGAAAACCCGCTCCACCATTTACTACCTCCACTTTGCAGCAGGAGTCTAACCGAAAACTACGTTTATCCGCTAGGGATACCATGCGAATCGCCCAAAATCTCTATGAGCAAGGATATATTACCTACATGCGGACAGATTCTGTACACCTGTCAGAACAGGCGATCGCCGCAGCTAGAGCTTGTGTAACCCAAAAGTATGGCAAGGAATATCTCAGTCCTCAGCCTAGACAATATACCACCAAGTCTAAGGGTGCCCAAGAAGCTCATGAGGCAATTCGCCCTGCTGGTAGTACATTTCGCACTCCCCAAGAAACTGGTTTAAGTGGGCGGGAATTTGCAGTTTACGATTTAATTTGGAAGCGTACTATTGCTTCCCAAATGGCTGACTCTCGCCAAACCCAGATTGCAGTTCACTTAAAAGTAGAAGAGGCTGGATTCCGCTCTTCTGGTAAACGTATAGATTTTCCTGGCTATCTTCGTGCTTATGTAGAAGGATCGGACGACCCGGAAGCTGCACTGGAAGATCAAGAAGTGATATTACCTCCTTTAAAAGTAGGTGATCATCCCCAATGTACAGAATTAGAAGCAGTGGGACATGAAACCCAACCTCCAGCTAGATATACAGAAGCAACTTTGGTGAAAACTCTAGAAAGTGAAGGGATTGGTCGTCCCAGCACATACGCCAGTATTATTGGCACCATTGTTGATAAAGGTTATGCTCAACTGGTAAGTAATGCGCTAATTCCTACTTTTACTGCCTTTGCTGTTACCAGTTTATTAGAACAACATTTCCCGGAGATTGTGGATCCCAGTTTTACCTCGAAAATGGAGCAAACTCTGGATGAAATTGCCACTGGTGAAGCTGAATGGCTACCCTATCTGCGGAAATTCTATTTAGGGGAGAAAGGTTTACAGGCCCTAGTGCAAGAACAAGAAGATCAAATTGACCCTAGCAAAGCCAAAACCGTAGAATTAGAAAACCTTAACGCCAAGGTTCGCATTGGCAAGTTTGGTCCATTTATTGAGGTAGAAAATGAAGGAGGGATAGTAACAGCGTCTATTCCTAAAGACATTACACCAGCGGATTTAGACCCTGAGCAGGTGGATATGCTACTGCGACAAAAAACCGTGGGACCAGATCAGTTGGGAACCCACCCAGATACGGGTGAACCCATTTACTTGAAAATTGGCGCCTATGGACCTTATATCCAACTAGGAGATAAAACCGACGACAACCCCAAGCCAAAACAAGCTTCCCTTCCTAAAGGTGTTACCCAAGAAAACCTCACTTTGGATATGGCTGTGGGTTTATTGTCATTGCCTCGATACTTAGGAGAGCATCCAGAAACGGGAGCAAAAATTCAAGCTAGTTTAGGCAAGTTTGGACCTTATATAGTTCATGATCAGGGGAAAGATGGTAAAGATTACCGCTCACTAAAGGTAGGTGATGATGTATTGACAATTTCTATGGAACGCGCATTGGAATTATTAGCAGAACCCAAAAAAGCCAGAAGTTCCAGAAATAGTAAATCCAAGACTGCTCTACGGGAATTAGGTTTACATCCGGAAGATGACGCACCTATAAATATTTATAACGGTGAATATGGTTATTATATTAATCATGGTAAAACCAACGTCGGTCTACCGGAGGGTCAAACAGTAGAAAGTGTTACTCTCAGCCAAGCTCTAGAATTGTTAAAAGCTAAAACCTCTAGTAAGTCCAGGAGTAAAACTACTGCCAAAACCAAGTCAACCACCACAAAATCCACCAGTAGGAGCCAAAAGAAGGGCTAG
- a CDS encoding NAD(P)H-quinone oxidoreductase subunit N: protein MDFANIASQLNAGTILPEGIVIITLLGVLIVDLILGRASYRWIGYLGVAGLLGAILSLWLQWDSPHPIGFTGGFNADDLSIIFRGIIALSAAVTILMSISYVEQSGTALSEFIAILLTATMGGMFLSGASELVMIFISLETLSISSYLLTGYTKRDPRSNEAALKYLLIGASTTAVFLYGMSLLYGLSGGETELNAIASGIATAHGGQSLGLVIALVFIIAGVGFKISAAPFHQWTPDVYEGAPTPVIAFLSVGSKAAGLALSIRLLTVVFPLVAQEWRFVFTALAVLSMILGNVVALAQTSMKRMLAYSSIAQAGFVMIGLIAGTDAGYSSMLFYLLVYLFMNLCGFTCIILFSLRTGTDQITEYSGLYQKDPLLTLGLSVSLLSLGGIPPLAGFFGKIYLFWAGWQAGLYWLVLLGLVTSVISIYYYIRVVKMMVVKEPQEMSDVVKNYPTVRWDLPGFRPLQVGLIVTLIATTISGILSNPLFTLVNSSVAHTPILQAGKLASSQTSLVVGQKSQQL, encoded by the coding sequence ATGGATTTTGCTAATATTGCATCCCAGTTAAACGCGGGAACTATTTTACCAGAGGGGATTGTGATCATCACCCTCTTGGGGGTTTTGATCGTGGATTTGATTTTGGGGCGCGCTTCCTATCGCTGGATTGGATACCTAGGTGTTGCTGGGTTACTGGGAGCCATTCTTTCCCTGTGGTTACAATGGGACTCCCCCCATCCTATCGGTTTTACCGGTGGATTTAACGCTGATGACCTCAGTATTATCTTTCGCGGAATCATTGCCCTGTCTGCTGCTGTCACCATCCTCATGTCAATCAGCTATGTGGAGCAAAGTGGTACAGCTTTGTCAGAATTCATCGCTATTCTATTGACAGCTACTATGGGAGGTATGTTCCTCTCTGGTGCTAGTGAATTAGTAATGATTTTCATCTCCTTGGAAACTTTGAGTATCTCTTCGTATTTGCTAACAGGTTATACTAAGCGTGACCCACGCTCTAATGAAGCTGCTCTCAAATATCTCCTTATTGGCGCCTCTACTACAGCTGTATTTTTGTATGGCATGTCCCTTCTATATGGATTATCAGGAGGCGAAACTGAATTAAATGCGATCGCTAGTGGTATTGCCACAGCTCATGGAGGTCAGTCCCTAGGTTTAGTAATTGCTCTAGTGTTCATCATTGCTGGCGTTGGGTTTAAAATATCTGCTGCACCCTTCCACCAATGGACACCAGATGTTTATGAGGGTGCCCCAACTCCGGTTATAGCTTTTTTATCCGTTGGTTCTAAAGCAGCAGGTTTGGCTTTGTCCATCCGTTTATTAACGGTAGTGTTCCCCTTAGTAGCCCAAGAGTGGAGATTTGTGTTTACTGCTTTGGCCGTGCTGAGTATGATCTTGGGTAACGTTGTGGCCCTGGCTCAAACCAGCATGAAACGAATGTTAGCCTACTCCTCCATTGCCCAAGCTGGTTTTGTGATGATTGGCTTAATTGCTGGTACGGATGCAGGTTACTCCAGTATGTTATTTTACTTACTGGTATATCTGTTTATGAATCTGTGCGGATTTACCTGTATTATTCTTTTCTCTTTGAGAACAGGTACAGATCAGATTACGGAATACTCTGGTTTATATCAAAAAGACCCCTTACTCACCCTGGGTTTAAGTGTTTCCCTATTATCTTTGGGTGGAATTCCACCCTTGGCTGGGTTTTTCGGGAAGATTTACCTATTTTGGGCAGGTTGGCAAGCGGGTCTATATTGGTTAGTGTTGTTAGGATTAGTCACCAGTGTGATTTCCATTTATTACTACATTCGGGTAGTGAAAATGATGGTGGTGAAAGAACCTCAAGAAATGTCTGATGTGGTTAAGAATTATCCGACCGTGCGGTGGGATCTACCAGGATTTAGACCTTTACAAGTGGGATTGATAGTCACCCTCATTGCTACAACTATCTCTGGTATTTTGTCTAATCCGTTATTTACCTTGGTCAACAGTTCTGTTGCTCACACACCAATTTTACAAGCTGGAAAATTGGCTAGTAGTCAAACCAGTTTAGTTGTGGGTCAAAAGTCCCAACAACTATAA